The Betta splendens chromosome 2, fBetSpl5.4, whole genome shotgun sequence nucleotide sequence GCTATTTATATCCCCCCAGCTGTCAGGGGGTGTCAGCGGAGCAGGGGGCACACACAGGAAGGCATACTTACAGGGTGACTTTGACTGGGCATGGGTGCTTGGTACCTAAGCTCTGAACAGGGCCTCCCTTTGCGCCCCCCTCCTTCGCTGCCTGGCAGAAAAGCTCGGGGGAAGCCTGCtagtggcagcagctgctgggctctACGGGGGGGAACCTTACTCTGAGTCCAGCTCTCTGCACCTCTGAGGGCGTCCATGTGGACCCAAGCCCTGCAAACCCCTTCTGGCTCCTTTGCCTACATATTTACGTTAATTCTACTCTATCACGTGCCATAGCTTTAATATATATTCAATCAAAATTGCTGTATTTATGTCAACAGCAGTGTCACACTTCTGTCCTGGGTTTGAGGCCACTGCAACATCAACTTCATCATCTTACCAGATCTGCTCTTCATCAAACAAAAACCTACGGCATGCACTCCTGCCCAGCTGAATgtccacacagacaaacaccatAGGAAAGTTCTATCAATAAAGGTGTGTCTCCTTTCCACAGTAACCTAGTGCTTTATCAAAGGGTAACTTATTGCTATAGTTTTGCTATTAGCTACTTGAATAGAAATAAATTAACTTTCACATTCAGTGAGTAGATCAGTTATTTTTTAGATGATAAGACAAacaacagagcaggaaaacTACTTAACCAAAGACAATATTAAAATCAAATTCATGAAGCACTTTCACACTATTAAAAGGTTATCACAGAAGAGATACGAGGCTAAACATAATTACACAACAATGTTAATTTGTAAAATGAGTCATCTGTTTACACAGTAGTGTTTATGGGATTATGACCTGGTCCTAATATTCATAATCCAATAAACCTTTTATTGATCCAGGTCTTTGAATCAGGTCACTTTACGCACTGGTTTTCCGGTACTGAAAACCCTTGATTGTCCTCATTCACAAACATCGGATGGATTTACTAAGTGAATCATTATGATGTCCACTTGTGGCTAGTGAGAAAGGTGTAAACGGCATATTCACATTGATGAGCTGCTTCATCTTGAATCACCCCACACGTCTGTCATGGTGCACCTGACAGCCATGATGAGGATAACCTACATTTTTAGCGTTTGATACATGGACGCTCTCTGGATATCGTTGCAGGGCATCACAGATTGTAAACAACAGAGTTAAACAGTGAGTGAGaatgagagagggagcgcgaggGAGTGAGAACAGTACGCTCTCTGTCCTGACATAATCCCTCTCACTTCAGCCATAACATGGACTGAACAACTCTCTCCCGGGGTCTGTTGACAACCCGCAAGTGTTTGTGCCACACAATAAACTACTCAGCAAACTTCCACCAGCGAGATGATTACAACACagccctccactcctccaagCTTTGTTCAATTGGTATGGCGTTAGAGTCGAGGTCCGCTCAAGTTACATCACATATGCATGTCTATTAAAAACTCTGCAACACCTGTGGTGCCTAGATATAAGCAGGTGGCTTTGTCAACTTAAATTCTGTGGTCATAGTGGAGGCATCTGCGAGCAGGTGGAAGTGGCCTGCAGCCCCACGTACTGATACAAATATGGAATCTGAAATATATAAACCACACCAACATCATACTTTCTGCACAGCTTACCACACAAGTAGTACATTATGTACTATTTGTATAACTTTAAAACTAATTGCAGAGGCCCGTTATCATCAGTGCGTTGGGTGATAGAGGAGGAAGTAAAACATCAATTTTACTGAACCCATGCGAGAGGTTGAAGCCCCCTCACAATAGGATCTGTACTGGGTAAATCCATCACAATGCAATGACGTGATAATGAGACGCAGGTGTCGTCGCAGGTAGTCTGGCTCTCAGAGCAGAGCATCCCTACCTGCCACCACTGACCTGCGGGCACACGGGAGCATCGGCACAGTCAACATTTAGAAACGACAGGACGAACCATGAAGCCTGTTTAAGAGCCGCTCTCACCGTTCTTAGGTGCTTCCTGAGGATGTACATGATGAAGCCCCATATTCTGGACGTCACGCCGAGAAAAGTGCGAATGCCAAGTAAACACTGCCGGGTCTTCAGCATGTTGATGAGCACGCAAAGACCCCACAGCAACTCAACTGTAATATTCAGTTTATAGCTCGCCTTTGCCCAAACTTATTGGGGAACCTGCTTGGGGCACTTGCTTGCCAGTGATTCAAAATCCGTCTTTAGCCACAGTCGCCAAACTAGCATTTCAGTTTCTCCAGAGGCCAAACAAACGTGTGAGTACCTCGCTCTGCACACTTGCAGCCTCCTGGCATTAAAGAGCGTCAACTCGCATCGAAACTGTGAAAGACAAACGCAGGGAGGAGAAAAGCTGCCGCTGGATGGACCTTAGCACGCAGCTTCACGGCTAGCTAGCTGTACGCCAGCTAACGTTCGCTAGTAGCTACCGCTAGCTCGACAGGGTGACCACCTTGAACCCCAGGCAAAAATACCACAAAAGAAGCCGCGGGACCGCTCGTTGCCAAACACCGGTTCGGCGAGACGTCCCTCCGTGCGGCGTCCGAAGAGAGACAGCTGCACAAAAGTTCCTCAAAGTCCAACCGGTCCGGTTAAAATCAGTTTGTAGTCCAGTGGAAATCCGGAATGAAACTGCGAGCCGCCATCGCCGCCTTTCCGTCACTTCCGCGAGGAACAGTACAAGTGCGCGCCGCACGTCCACGTggagagaaaataaacagaCGTGCACGCGCAGAATAGCAAATCAGTCCGAACAACCCAGTGGTGATTTACCCAAATACTTTAAGTAGGTTTTAAGTACCTCAGTCATCTACTTCAAATTTGCCTTTTTACGATAAACCTGGTGGAACTAATGCACCATTTACGCCATTGAATTTGTTTTACATCTTTAGTTAATTTACCTCAAACATTATCACAAAAAGTCACCTAGTGGTGTTTTGTTCCCCTCCACAACCCATGGATAAGTTTACTTTAacaatttgcatatttatttaacaaatcATATTAAATTGAACATAGTTTAAAACAATAGAGTACTTGTAATTTTACTTTAGATAAGGTCTTTGTGAATGCTTGCCACATCTGTATTTCCTTATTATTCTTTCTTTGCTTGACTTTCTGTATCTACTGTTTATAGATATGCATACATTAATAATACTTGACAATTACACCTTCTTCTTAGACTCTCTATTTATACCCTTAGCTACACTTTACTTAAAGTGACCTCTTCTGTAGTGTTTACAAGGTGTTTCAAAGTGGCTTAATTTGTGTCATTTGTGAACCTGACAACCCAATGTGATTTAGAATTGTAGAACGATATACTGATTCTTCCCAGTTTCTGTAGCAGGACTAGAAAACCATATATTAATCTAAAAAACTAATTGTGATTCTTAGAAAAAGAAAGGTAGTATTTGCCTTAACAACAACAATCAAAAGAAGCAACAATTTGtccaataacaaataaaattgattaatatttaataaacataaCATAGATTTCTCAGAAATATTGgcattatatttttttttcaaagattTATGTTATATGCTTATAACTGTTACACATCAAGATCATCATCTGGGTCCTCTTGGTCATAGTTGTCGTTGGCATCAGGTTCATAGAGAATCCGCCCCGAACCCGGGCCTGAGTGAAGTAAAgctgttttcctttaaataaaaagaGATAATATTTTTGAGTTGTTAGTAAACATTTTTGAGCAAACTAAAACATTGGTCACCAACAGTGAAAATGCGTTTTACTTCTCTTTGCTGAAGACAAAAGGAAGTGCAAGTTTCTCCTTTGCCTCACGCTCCGTGTCAGATAAGCgaaggttaaaggtcaagtTCGCTGTTGGGTCTGactacagcaaaacaaaacaggcaaGAAACCTTTTAGTTATACAAGGCTTGAATCATACCTTTGTTCTATTGATCTGACAGAATAAATGTCATATTgtacctcctgctcctcagagtCAGTCCGTTTGCTTCCAGCATGGTTTGGCTTGTTCTGTATTGTAACTGTGAGATCCTCATTGATGATAAACATCTCCTCCTACAGAAATCAAATTCATGGAGCTTCTTTAACAGTATAGAAATACAAATTTCTCACTACAAAGCAAATAGTACTTACATCCTGCATAACCTTCCCCGATTTAGAGCGCTTTGTTATCTTTGCCACTGCTTCATCCCTCTTCGTTCCAGGTGTCACAGTGATAACAGACGTAGCCAAATGGCACACACTCCCCACAGTACCATTCTGGTGCATATCCGCATGGAGCAAACCAATAATACTTCTCACAGCTCCCCCTGatgaaaatacagtaaaacattgaaACGTGAAAATTCTCCTCAGTCTTAAAGTACAGCATCCTGCATTCCTTAACAGAATGCACTTGGAGAGGTTTAAGTACAAAATTAGCAGTGACGTGTTGCACTTATAATAATCTACAAGTACATCCAATAAGAACATAATTTGGCACCTTTTTTGAGTTGCTGAAGAGTTTTGCAAACTACAGTCGGACTGACATGTCTCAAAATCCACGAAAGAGAGTCGATCACCAAGTTAACTGGTTTGTGCTGTGATGTTTGCGTGATCAGATGTGTAAGTTCTTCAAAACTGAACTGCTGGACTGTGAAAGCTGGGTGATCTGTCCAGCCAAGAGGATCCGAAAAGGCATCATGAATGTGTAGCCTGAAGTAACAGAAACAGATGACTGATGGTCAGcttggttaaaaaacaaaaatttgccTAATCTGCTAATTTCATCCCGAAAGATGGCCTTTGAACTTCATTGTGCTTCCATTTAGGATGTATGTCACTTATTGCTAAAATGAGGCTGAAAAAATGCCACTATTTTAAGCAAATttatgaaatattataaaaatattgcacagcatttaaaaaatgatttcaCAATTCCATGCCCATACTGTTTAGTCATATTACTGTGTGTGCATTACTTGTTAACTCATTTAATTTACTTAAAGATAACttttttagtagtagtagtagtagtagtagtagtagtagtagtagaagtggGAGCTGAGTGACCACTACTCGAGTAATGTTACCTCTGATTGTTTGGCTCTTTTAACCCGTGTTTTAGCTCTTCTTTGCTGATCTCAAATCCCAGGacatgcacagcttcatttCTAAACTCGTGAAGTAAGTAACCAGAAGAGCAGGAATAGTATTAGCTTCAATAAGCAATACTACATACAT carries:
- the elp5 gene encoding elongator complex protein 5 translates to MLPELLQSTDAGGLLIIRDFASFSGRHLLKSFINASLNRNEAVHVLGFEISKEELKHGLKEPNNQRLHIHDAFSDPLGWTDHPAFTVQQFSFEELTHLITQTSQHKPVNLVIDSLSWILRHVSPTVVCKTLQQLKKGGAVRSIIGLLHADMHQNGTVGSVCHLATSVITVTPGTKRDEAVAKITKRSKSGKVMQDEEMFIINEDLTVTIQNKPNHAGSKRTDSEEQESDPTANLTFNLRLSDTEREAKEKLALPFVFSKEKKTALLHSGPGSGRILYEPDANDNYDQEDPDDDLDV